From one Mytilus edulis chromosome 1, xbMytEdul2.2, whole genome shotgun sequence genomic stretch:
- the LOC139518663 gene encoding dual specificity protein phosphatase 23-like, protein MDYLQEPPNFSWVVDGKLCAMGLPRSKEHIQYLLDNNVTYLISLTYYSQPPVTDFKDMNHLHCKVEEFEPPSLDQIKESIDFINTAYEHGKAVGIHCQHGIGRTGTVVACYFVEKHNMTAAEAIIHIRSLRRWSIETIEQEETVYQYDKRKRIEQNK, encoded by the exons ATGGATTATTTACAAGAACCACCGAATTTTTCATGGGTTGTTGATGGTAAACTGTGTGCCATGGGTCTTCCAAGATCAAAGGAACACATTCAGTACTTACTGGACAACAATGTCACCTACCTTATATCTCTAACATACTACAGTCAACCTCCGGTAACTGATTTCAAAG ATATGAATCATCTTCATTGCAAAGTTGAAGAATTTGAACCACCATCTTTAGATCAAATCAAAGAATCTATAGATTTTATCAACACGGCATACGAACATGGAAAG GCAGTGGGTATACATTGTCAGCATGGTATAGGTCGAACAGGGACAGTTGTAGCATGCTATTTTGTAGAGAAACATAACATGACAGCAGCAGAAGCCATAATACACATCCGATCACTACGCCGGTGGTCTATAGAAACAATAGAACAAGAAGAAACAGTGTATCAATATGACAAGAGAAAAAGAatagaacaaaataaataa